The proteins below are encoded in one region of Drosophila santomea strain STO CAGO 1482 chromosome 3R, Prin_Dsan_1.1, whole genome shotgun sequence:
- the LOC120452564 gene encoding uncharacterized protein LOC120452564, producing the protein MDLKVFLLAVLAISASAEKYELMVADEEVFHSCPDPEPGTLDIFGLADLSELSTTMDADGVTLTGNATLRWDVQPEDRIEMSAKLLYMDRGTWTPTVFSLLSKDFCKVMYDKNQLWYKYWTGHIINDVKNCINVAGTKYIHEKYVLSLTATAMGPVTEGRYKANIVFRAYDSSGDLRPTRICVEVQGDLSKVRRSKPFH; encoded by the exons ATGGATCTGAAAGTATTCCTGCTAGCGGTGCTCGCCATCTCGGCAAGTGCAGAGAAGTATGAGCTTATGGTGGCGGATGAGGAGGTGTTTCACAGCTGTCCTGATCCTGAGCCCGGCACCCTCGACATATTTGGTTTGGCCGATCTATCGGAGCTCTCAACGACCATGGATGCTGATGGTGTAACCCTAACCGGAAATGCGACTCTTAGGTGGGACGTTCAACCAGAGGATCGCATAGAG atGAGCGCCAAACTGTTGTACATGGACAGAGGGACCTGGACGCCAACAGTGTTCTCTCTGCTTTCAAAGGACTTCTGCAAAGTTATGTACGACAAAAACCAGTTGTGGTACAAATACTGGACTGGGCATATTATCAATGACGTAAAGAATTGTATAAATGTTGCCGGT ACAAAATACATACATGAGAAGTATGTGCTTAGTTTGACCGCAACTGCTATGGGACCAGTTACCGAAGGTCGCTACAAAGCCAACATAGTGTTCAGAGCCTACGATTCTTCCGGGGACCTGAGGCCGACTCGCATTTGCGTAGAAGTCCAAGGCGATTTATCTAAAGTCAGACGATCGAAGCCCTTTCATTAG
- the LOC120452563 gene encoding serendipity locus protein H-1 yields MEGGKGEGKRMKEEAPSKKLPPKIYGGDAGTPTKAAHDEILSSLLRINNFDSISSIKDESLDIDLSACVTISSASLVNGNSLSSTDFWRVLDESAQNNTELNLSSDVCRDDLAATSSSTVSSSMTSDNHSSSEFSVTFLRPEPPNAFTNSPFKKTSSSGTSTPVKLSPEQLHQQHQLQMPQAQLLQRKPKLPAATAVRLKVFKEEPPEEKHPPEQVVTKVEVCESELLPPSFTIFQQAKTAESVADAASMPPPAASETKPLEVDPAPLRKCLDCNGVLLETPDEVAKHEAANHRLRYTYRCSECQREFEVLAGLKKHLKTHRTEGRKDTWKKCPDCGKCLKLGSMWMHRKIHSDNKKYQCDICGQKFVQKINLTHHARIHSSEKPYECPECQKRFQERSHLQRHQKYHAQTRSYRCEKCGKMYKTERCLKVHNLVHLEQRPFACTVCDKSFISNSKLKQHSNIHTGMRPFKCNYCPRDFTNFPNWLKHTRRRHKVDHKTGEHLENIPSYCSKKSTTNKAQKAAAAAAAAAAASAAANPNELSAPGDLKAKANLTSAAAPAPAKQARKKKQPQQATLAALGITLPAGTALQQVHPVPQAPPHQQELTTVLVPLAPPAPKQTKAKRERKQLAPKQLQQKPQLPQQGQPQQSSLEPIHAVPQIKKEPVQTQGPFLDLHGLSLTSAEELIMEQALEMEECGLYDAPNANTEMGTSDNAISDSAAALHFQIKNELPDELLPDDDFLPCKPSDRLACPSLESSPFSSPASMELTAVSSASSVAISTNALPMRSGNYYLPAFTLNAHGKLSSTGNAVQSVTTSLAQTPSVSMVNVPLLVRSNQMLPSVDTILFTNQTGGSRFFAGKSATAATPHLT; encoded by the exons ATGGAGGGCGGCAAGGGCGAGGGCAAGAGAATGAAGGAGGAGGCGCCAAGCAAGAAGTTGCCGCCTAAAATCTACGGCGGCGATGCGGGCACCCCCACGAAGGCGGCCCACGACGAGATACTCAGCTCGCTGCTGCGGATCAACAACTTCGACTCGATATCGAGCATCAAGGACGAGTCGCTGGACATCGATCTGTCGGCCTGCGTGACTATCAGCTCCGCCAGCCTGGTCAATGGTAACAGTCTCTCCTCCACCGACTTTTGGCGCGTATTGGACGAGAGTGCCCAGAATAATACCGAGTTGAATCTCTCCTCGGACGTCTGCCGCGATGATCTGGCTGCCACCAGCTCCTCAACCGTGTCCAGCAGTATGACCAGTGATAACCACTCCAGCTCGGAGTTTAGTGTGACTTTCCTGCGGCCGGAGCCACCGAATGCTTTCACTAATTCCCCGTTTAAGAAGACTTCCTCCAGCGGCACCTCCACGCCCGTAAAGCTATCGCCCGAgcagctccaccagcagcatcagcttCAAATGCCCCAGGCTCAGCTGCTGCAACGCAAGCCCAAGCTGCCGGCGGCGACGGCGGTGCGTCTGAAGGTCTTTAAGGAGGAGCCGCCCGAGGAGAAGCATCCGCCGGAGCAAGTGGTCACCAAGGTAGAGGTGTGCGAGTCCGAGCTACTGCCGCCATCGTTTACCATCTTCCAGCAGGCCAAAACGGCGGAGTCGGTGGCAGATGCGGCCAGCATGCCGCCTCCGGCTGCCTCGGAAACGAAGCCGTTGGAAGTGGATCCGGCACCGCTGCGCAAGTGCCTCGACTGCAACGGAGTGCTGCTGGAGACGCCCGACGAAGTGGCCAAGCACGAGGCGGCCAATCACCGGCTGAGGTACACCTACCGTTGCAGCGAGTGCCAGCGGGAATTTGAGGTGCTGGCCGGATTGAAGAAGCACCTAAAGACGCACCGCACGGAGGGCCGCAAGGACACTTGGAAGAAGTGTCCCGACTGCGGCAAGTG CCTCAAATTGGGAAGCATGTGGATGCATCGGAAGATTCACAGCGATAACAAGAAGTACCAGTGCGACATTTGCGGCCAAAAGtttgtgcaaaaaataaacCTCACGCACCACGCACGGATTCACTCATCGGAGAAGCCGTACGAGTGTCCCGAGTGTCAGAAGCGATTCCAGGAGCGCTCACATCTGCAGCGCCACCAGAAGTACCATGCGCAAACGCGTTCCTACCGTTGCGAAAAGTGCGGCAAGATGTACAAAACGGAGCGCTGCCTTAAGGTCCACAACTTGGTGCACCTGGAGCAACGACCATTCGCCTGCACAGTATGCGACAAGAGCTTCATCAGCAATTCGAAGCTGAAGCAGCACTCCAACATACACACCGGCATGCGGCCCTTCAAATGCAACTACTGTCCTCGCGACTTTACTAACTTCCCCAACTGGCTGAAGCACACGAGACGCCGGCACAAGGTGGACCACAAAACGGGTGAACACCTCGAGAACATTCCCTCCTACTGCTCTAAGAAGTCTACTACAAACAAGGCCCAAAAGGCAGccgcggcagcagcagcagcagcggcagcaagtGCAGCTGCAAATCCCAACGAACTTTCCGCTCCTGGTGACCTAAAAGCCAAGGCCAATCTTACGTCTGCTGCTGCGCCGGCGCCTGCCAAACAGGCGCGTAAAAAGAAGCAACCGCAGCAGGCCACTCTTGCTGCATTGGGAATAACTCTACCTGCCGGTACTGCCCTTCAGCAAGTGCATCCTGTGCCGCAGGCGCCACCGCATCAACAGGAACTAACCACTGTGCTGGTGCCGCTGGCCCCGCCGGCGCCTAAGCAGACCAAAGCCAAGCGAGAACGAAAGCAGCTTGCACCCaagcaactgcaacaaaaaCCGCAGCTTCCACAACAGGGCCAGCCTCAGCAGTCCAGCTTAGAGCCCATTCATGCAGTGCCGCAAATCAAGAAGGAGCCAGTGCAGACTCAGGGTCCGTTCCTCGACCTACACGGCCTTAGTCTGACTTCAGCCGAGGAGCTGATCATGGAGCAGGCCCTGGAGATGGAGGAGTGCGGTCTGTACGATGCGCCTAATGCGAACACTGAAATGGGGACGTCGGACAACGCCATTTCAGATTCGGCTGCTGCCCTGCACTTCCAGATAAAGAATGAATTACCGGACGAGCTGTTGCCTGACGATGACTTCT TGCCTTGTAAGCCCAGCGACCGCCTAGCTTGCCCCTCACTGGAGTCCTCGCCGTTTTCGTCTCCCGCCTCCATGGAGCTGACCGCTGTCTCATCCGCATCGAGTGTCGCCATATCGACGAATGCGCTGCCAATGCGATCTGGGAACTACTACCTGCCTGCCTTTACGCTGAATGCACATGGAAAGCTTAGCAGTACGGGCAATGCTGTTCAGTCTGTGACCACGAGCTTGGCTCAGACACCCTCTGTGTCCATGGTGAATGTGCCTCTGCTGGTGCGATCCAACCAGATGCTGCCCTCGGTAGACACGATACTCTTCACCAACCAGACCGGCGGAAGTCGATTCTTTGCGGGGAAATCGGCAACTGCGGCCACGCCGCATCTGACATGA
- the LOC120452239 gene encoding uncharacterized protein LOC120452239 → MEVEIIVLAFISLFYKANGALYELNVADEEIFQSCPDPEPGTLDIHGLLDLSEFSTSMDIDGLLVSGNQTLVWDIQREDRVQLAIKLLYWDRGTWTSTVFSAYFKDFCKIMYDKNQILYEPWTEHIVNDVQDKCVNVPGTKLILKTYVLNLSTSIAAPLREGRYKANMMLRAFDSTGTERPTRICCEVVGDIFKIRN, encoded by the exons ATGGAAGTGGAAATAATTGTACTGGCATTCATCTCCCTGTTTTACAAGGCAAATGGAGCATTGTACGAACTGAATGTGGCCGATGaagaaatatttcaaagcTGTCCCGATCCTGAGCCTGGCACCCTCGACATCCATGGATTGCTGGATTTATCAGAGTTCTCCACTTCCATGGATATCGATGGACTGCTTGTGAGCGGGAACCAGACTTTGGTGTGGGACATCCAACGGGAGGATCGTGTACAGCTGGCAATTAAACTTCTCTATTGGGATCGGGGCACGTGGACGTCGACTGTATTCTCAGCATATTTCAAGGATTTCTGTAAAATCATGTATGACAAAAATCAGATACTTTATGAGCCCTGGACGGAACATATCGTAAACGATGTGCAGGATAAATGTGTTAATGTTCCAGGA ACAAAACTTATTTTGAAAACCTATGTGCTCAATTTGTCCACCTCAATTGCCGCCCCACTTCGTGAAGGACGCTACAAGGCCAACATGATGTTACGAGCGTTTGATTCTACCGGAACCGAGAGACCCACCCGCATTTGCTGTGAAGTAGTTGGAGATATTTTTAAGATTAGGAACTAA